In a single window of the Gossypium hirsutum isolate 1008001.06 chromosome A13, Gossypium_hirsutum_v2.1, whole genome shotgun sequence genome:
- the LOC107893899 gene encoding PRA1 family protein A1 translates to MDWGNVTAEDLIEALREVDWSSPPRPLSEFFSRFTVPRSYAKWNSRLKCNLYNYRTNYFILIVLIVGLGFLRRPVAVLAAILTALSIAFLNDSFAGTFSEKVTRIVRQFSPHLAAKMRPPLTPVIRGRPSSKRTIHICGRPCWVFVFIFSSVSFILWYVSCGLSTVLWALAIALLATVLHASFRTPNLKARLNTFREEFRAVWRNYSEL, encoded by the exons atgGATTGGGGAAACGTGACCGCTGAGGATCTGATCGAAGCGCTTCGAGAAGTTGACTGGTCATCACCGCCGCGTCCTCTCTCCGAATTCTTCTCCAGATTCACCGTCCCTCGATCATACGCCAAATGGAACAGCCGCCTTAAATGCAATCTCTACAA CTATCGAACCAATTATTTCATTTTGATTGTTCTCATTGTTG GTTTGGGATTCTTGAGGAGGCCGGTTGCTGTTTTAGCTGCGATTTTAACAGCGCTTAGCATCGCTTTTCTGAATGATAG TTTCGCTGGTACTTTTAGTGAGAAGGTGACTAGAATAGTGAGGCAATTCTCTCCACATTTAGCAGCTAAAATGAGGCCTCCCTTAAc TCCTGTTATTCGTGGACGTCCATCATCTAAAAGAACAATTCACATATGTGGTCGGCCTTGTTGGGTTTTTGTCTTCATATTCTCTTCTG TGAGTTTCATCCTTTGGTATGTATCTTGTGGTCTCTCGACTGTGCTATGGGCACTTGCCATTGCACTTCTTG CCACTGTCCTTCATGCAAGTTTTAGAACACCGAACCTGAAGGCTCGTCTTAACACTTTCCGTGAGGAATTTCGTGCAGTTTGGCGCAATTACAGTGAACTATAA